A section of the Thauera chlorobenzoica genome encodes:
- a CDS encoding cytochrome b/b6 domain-containing protein, protein MLAADTGSLDNASCLGCHEKSKPPIELADADGEARTLRPVDPHRFDAGIHAGLQCVACHTEITDSQARHQKKTGAERPTCIGCHETLWKDAQAGGAAAQKPRLGVVVQNIEAYKNSFHARPSEDEPGRPMAACEDCHTSHDFNVPADVSQRRSDWHATVPETCGGACHEDQLESYAESAHGQKVLDEGDTKGAVCADCHSAHSVLNTSSEKFKLAAVNTCGGCHDGKLASYADTYHGQVNRLGYAHTAKCADCHGSHRILGVAHPKSMVHPNNRMKTCMQCHSDKKPGMRDATPGFASFAPHATTNDFAKYPQMYVASKFMIGLLIFVFAFFWAHSGLWYYREWKDRKQGKTIPHIDLAALGIDPRKHFRRFTWGWRVAHLLFALATMTLVLTGSTALFAESPWAPKVADMVGGPKILALVHRVAASLFITIFLIHFIYVMQKLLRDRSFRWFGPDSLLPNWKDFADCWGMFKWFFGKGPRPEFERWAYYEKFDYWAVFWGVNVIGWSGLMLAFPHITANYLPGWVFNVATLVHGEEAFLAAVFLFTVHFFNNHFRPDKLPPPDVVMFTGTQSLDEFRHDHPAHFKRMVAAGEIQKYLIDRPSRPFHIGSVVLGLVLIGIGLGLLLLVGVGFFTG, encoded by the coding sequence GTGCTTGCTGCAGACACCGGCTCGCTCGACAACGCGAGTTGTCTCGGGTGTCACGAAAAGTCCAAGCCGCCGATCGAACTCGCCGACGCGGATGGCGAGGCGCGGACGCTGCGCCCCGTCGACCCGCATCGCTTTGACGCGGGCATACATGCCGGGTTGCAGTGCGTTGCCTGTCACACGGAGATCACCGACAGCCAGGCCAGGCACCAGAAGAAAACGGGCGCCGAGCGCCCGACCTGCATCGGCTGCCACGAAACGCTGTGGAAGGACGCGCAAGCCGGCGGGGCGGCGGCACAGAAGCCCCGTCTCGGCGTCGTCGTTCAGAACATCGAAGCCTACAAGAACTCGTTCCATGCCCGCCCCAGCGAGGACGAGCCGGGGCGGCCGATGGCGGCCTGCGAGGACTGCCACACCAGCCACGACTTCAACGTGCCGGCCGACGTGTCGCAGCGGCGCAGTGACTGGCATGCGACGGTTCCGGAGACCTGCGGCGGCGCCTGCCACGAGGACCAGCTCGAGTCCTACGCCGAATCCGCACATGGCCAAAAGGTCCTCGACGAGGGCGACACGAAGGGCGCCGTGTGCGCCGACTGTCACAGCGCGCATTCCGTCCTGAACACGTCGTCGGAAAAGTTCAAGCTCGCGGCCGTCAATACCTGCGGCGGCTGCCACGACGGCAAGCTCGCGAGCTACGCGGACACCTATCACGGCCAGGTCAATCGCCTCGGCTACGCCCACACGGCAAAGTGCGCGGACTGTCACGGCAGTCACCGCATCCTCGGCGTGGCCCACCCGAAATCGATGGTTCATCCGAACAACCGGATGAAGACCTGCATGCAGTGTCACAGCGACAAGAAGCCCGGCATGCGCGACGCGACACCCGGGTTTGCATCGTTTGCCCCGCACGCCACCACGAACGACTTCGCCAAGTACCCGCAGATGTACGTCGCGTCCAAGTTCATGATCGGCCTGCTGATATTCGTGTTCGCCTTCTTCTGGGCCCATTCCGGCCTGTGGTACTACCGCGAGTGGAAGGACCGGAAACAGGGCAAGACCATTCCGCATATCGATCTTGCCGCGCTGGGAATCGACCCGAGGAAGCACTTCCGCCGCTTCACGTGGGGCTGGCGCGTTGCGCACCTGCTGTTCGCGCTCGCCACGATGACGCTCGTGCTTACCGGCTCGACTGCGCTGTTCGCCGAGAGCCCGTGGGCGCCCAAGGTGGCGGACATGGTGGGCGGGCCGAAGATACTCGCACTGGTTCACCGCGTTGCCGCATCGCTCTTCATCACCATCTTCCTGATCCACTTCATCTATGTGATGCAGAAACTGCTGCGCGACCGCAGCTTCCGCTGGTTCGGGCCGGACTCGCTGCTGCCCAACTGGAAGGACTTCGCCGACTGCTGGGGCATGTTCAAGTGGTTCTTCGGGAAGGGACCGCGCCCCGAGTTCGAGCGCTGGGCCTATTATGAGAAGTTCGACTACTGGGCGGTGTTCTGGGGTGTGAACGTGATCGGCTGGAGTGGCCTGATGCTGGCCTTCCCGCACATCACCGCCAATTACCTGCCGGGCTGGGTGTTCAACGTGGCAACGCTGGTGCACGGTGAAGAGGCCTTCCTGGCCGCGGTGTTCCTGTTCACCGTGCATTTCTTCAACAATCACTTCAGACCCGACAAGCTGCCGCCGCCGGACGTGGTGATGTTTACCGGCACGCAGTCGCTCGATGAGTTCCGCCACGACCACCCCGCGCACTTCAAGCGCATGGTCGCCGCCGGCGAGATTCAGAAATACCTGATCGACCGGCCCTCGCGCCCCTTCCACATCGGCTCGGTGGTGCTCGGGCTGGTCCTGATCGGCATCGGGCTCGGACTGCTTCTGTTGGTTGGAGTCGGGTTCTTCACCGGCTGA
- a CDS encoding cupin domain-containing protein, translating to MTAPAPPARGNLFAGPPGAGDEECFETLFATPAVRIERIASHGHPSPAGFWYDQDDDEWVVLAAGRAELAFADGRTLALQAGDWVSLPAHCRHRVESVSADAVWLAVHCGSPDGV from the coding sequence ATGACCGCCCCGGCTCCGCCCGCCCGCGGCAACCTCTTCGCCGGGCCCCCTGGCGCGGGCGATGAAGAGTGTTTCGAAACCCTGTTCGCCACCCCCGCGGTCCGCATCGAGCGCATCGCCTCGCACGGCCACCCCAGCCCGGCGGGCTTCTGGTACGACCAGGATGATGATGAATGGGTGGTCCTGGCGGCCGGCCGCGCCGAACTCGCGTTCGCCGACGGGCGCACGCTGGCCCTGCAGGCGGGCGACTGGGTAAGCCTGCCGGCGCACTGCCGCCACCGCGTCGAATCCGTCTCCGCCGATGCCGTCTGGCTGGCGGTGCATTGCGGTTCTCCGGACGGAGTGTGA
- the thrH gene encoding bifunctional phosphoserine phosphatase/homoserine phosphotransferase ThrH yields the protein MQIVCLDLEGVLVPEIWIEFAERTGIPELRRTTRDEPNYDTLMKYRLDILAQKKLGLPDIQDVIASMGPMEGARAFLDRLRETYQVVILSDTFYEFAHPLMRQLGWPTLFCHSLEAGADGILVNYHLRMADQKREAVKRFKELNFKVVAAGDSYNDTAMLGEAHGGILFHPPENVVREFPQFPVVRDYDALRAEIDKAFAKVA from the coding sequence GTGCAGATCGTCTGTCTCGACCTCGAAGGCGTGCTCGTCCCCGAAATCTGGATCGAATTCGCCGAGCGTACCGGCATTCCGGAACTGCGCCGCACCACCCGCGACGAGCCCAACTACGACACCCTGATGAAGTACCGCCTCGACATCCTGGCGCAGAAAAAGCTCGGCCTGCCCGACATCCAGGACGTGATCGCCAGCATGGGGCCGATGGAGGGCGCGCGCGCCTTTCTCGACCGCCTGCGCGAGACCTATCAGGTGGTGATCCTGTCCGACACCTTCTACGAGTTCGCCCATCCGCTGATGCGCCAGCTCGGCTGGCCGACGCTGTTCTGCCACAGCCTCGAGGCCGGCGCCGACGGCATCCTGGTGAATTACCACCTGCGCATGGCCGACCAGAAGCGCGAGGCGGTGAAGCGCTTCAAGGAGCTCAACTTCAAGGTGGTGGCCGCCGGCGACTCCTACAACGACACCGCGATGCTCGGCGAGGCCCACGGCGGGATCCTGTTCCATCCGCCGGAAAACGTCGTGCGCGAGTTCCCGCAGTTTCCGGTGGTGCGCGACTACGACGCGCTGCGCGCCGAAATCGACAAGGCCTTCGCCAAGGTCGCCTGA
- a CDS encoding c-type cytochrome, translating to MNIRTLIVSAAIGSLCLSASAFAQVDAEEVFKENDCHKCHHATKAKKGPSLEKIAARFKTENLGTDEAIKHMTSGGKVKLTDGTEEDHKIIDSKDPQVLNAVAKWMLDR from the coding sequence ATGAACATCCGAACCCTTATCGTGTCCGCCGCCATCGGTAGCCTGTGTCTCTCCGCGTCCGCCTTCGCCCAGGTGGATGCAGAAGAGGTCTTCAAGGAAAACGATTGCCATAAATGCCATCACGCCACAAAAGCGAAAAAGGGCCCTTCGCTCGAGAAGATCGCAGCGCGCTTCAAGACCGAGAACCTCGGCACCGACGAAGCCATCAAGCACATGACGAGTGGCGGCAAGGTCAAGCTGACGGACGGCACCGAGGAAGACCACAAGATCATCGACTCCAAGGACCCTCAGGTCCTGAACGCCGTCGCCAAGTGGATGCTGGATCGCTGA
- a CDS encoding OST-HTH/LOTUS domain-containing protein: MKADELAALLNELFAASDEKVVVFSQWLRMHEVLIRRFEARGPSRRRTFTEVLRKPAAAAEAIVQANGLSPAVEASEAAVAPAATMARPAFPTDFLMEAADRSADDSGWAHLGTFGSYLQKIQPDLDSRLHGFKKLSDLVRGRDDLFLTEERIAPGGTSKVLYIRARKKR; encoded by the coding sequence GTGAAGGCGGACGAGCTTGCCGCCCTGCTCAACGAACTGTTCGCCGCCTCCGACGAGAAGGTAGTGGTGTTCAGCCAGTGGCTGCGCATGCACGAGGTGCTGATCCGCCGTTTCGAGGCGCGCGGCCCGAGCCGTCGCCGCACCTTCACCGAAGTGCTGCGCAAGCCGGCTGCTGCGGCTGAAGCCATTGTGCAGGCGAACGGATTGTCGCCTGCGGTCGAGGCGTCCGAGGCGGCGGTCGCGCCTGCAGCCACGATGGCGCGCCCGGCTTTTCCGACCGACTTTCTGATGGAGGCGGCCGACAGATCGGCTGACGATTCCGGATGGGCTCACCTCGGCACGTTCGGCAGCTACCTGCAGAAGATCCAGCCGGATTTGGATTCGCGGCTTCACGGTTTCAAGAAGCTGTCCGATCTGGTGCGGGGGCGGGATGACCTGTTTTTGACCGAGGAGCGGATCGCGCCGGGTGGGACGAGTAAGGTGCTTTACATTCGGGCGAGGAAGAAGCGGTAG
- a CDS encoding sigma-54-dependent transcriptional regulator yields MPPKILIVDDDRHTRVFLERLLAKTAELSLAVDAREARQRFAATDFNLVLMDQCLPDANGIDLLRELRRQRPRLVAILMTGFADVRDAVAAVRDGVFDYQTKPFEDIDALEAVIGKALELDQAYRDIDTLRAQLNTGTHLPVIVGQSPAMAYAQAQLQRVAGIDITVLLEGESGTGKDLAAKLIHGLSARSGQPYLEVNCGGLPETLLESLLFGFEKGAFTGAGQATAGYFEKAHGGTLFLDEIADMSPKLQSSLLRVLQDNSYTRIGSAQTRKADFRLVCATNRPLQAEVKAGRFREDLYYRIAVVTIVMPPLRERSGDILPLAMHFLEAFNAKFGRHCGPFTPAAVEALEHHPWEGNVRQLQHCIERTVALHGDGPIDDIHLFSEGFDAPRAGLELGPGPAESSQAALGYQDARASFERDYMVRLLEAAHGNVSEAARLSGIPRQNLYVRMKRWGIVTER; encoded by the coding sequence ATGCCCCCCAAGATACTTATCGTCGATGACGACCGGCACACCCGTGTCTTTCTCGAACGGCTCCTCGCCAAAACCGCCGAATTGAGTCTCGCCGTCGACGCGCGCGAGGCCCGACAGCGATTCGCGGCGACGGATTTCAACCTGGTGCTGATGGATCAGTGCCTGCCCGACGCCAACGGCATCGACCTGCTGCGCGAGCTGCGCCGGCAGCGCCCGCGCCTGGTCGCGATCCTGATGACCGGCTTTGCCGACGTACGCGACGCGGTCGCCGCGGTCCGCGACGGCGTCTTCGACTATCAGACCAAGCCCTTCGAGGACATAGACGCCCTCGAGGCGGTCATCGGCAAGGCGTTGGAGCTCGATCAGGCCTACAGGGACATCGACACCTTGCGTGCGCAGCTCAACACCGGAACTCACCTGCCGGTCATCGTCGGCCAGTCACCCGCGATGGCGTACGCTCAAGCTCAGCTGCAGCGCGTCGCCGGCATCGACATCACGGTGCTGCTCGAAGGCGAGAGCGGCACCGGCAAGGACCTCGCGGCGAAATTGATCCATGGTCTCAGCGCGCGTTCGGGACAGCCCTACCTTGAGGTCAACTGCGGCGGCCTCCCCGAGACGCTCCTCGAGAGCCTGCTGTTCGGCTTCGAGAAAGGCGCCTTCACCGGCGCCGGGCAGGCCACCGCCGGCTACTTTGAAAAGGCGCACGGCGGCACACTCTTCCTCGACGAAATCGCCGACATGAGCCCCAAGCTGCAGAGCAGTCTGCTGCGCGTGCTGCAGGACAACTCCTACACGCGGATCGGCAGTGCTCAGACGCGAAAGGCGGACTTTCGCCTGGTCTGCGCCACGAACCGCCCGCTGCAGGCAGAGGTCAAAGCGGGCCGCTTCCGCGAGGACCTGTACTACCGCATCGCAGTGGTGACCATCGTGATGCCGCCCCTGCGCGAACGTTCCGGGGACATCCTGCCGCTGGCGATGCACTTTCTCGAGGCCTTCAACGCCAAGTTCGGACGCCACTGCGGGCCCTTTACCCCGGCGGCAGTCGAGGCGCTCGAACACCACCCGTGGGAAGGCAACGTCCGCCAGTTGCAGCACTGCATCGAGCGTACCGTCGCACTGCATGGCGACGGCCCGATCGACGACATACATCTCTTTTCAGAAGGTTTCGACGCCCCGAGGGCCGGCCTCGAGCTCGGCCCCGGGCCGGCGGAGTCCTCCCAGGCTGCGCTGGGCTATCAGGACGCGCGGGCGTCGTTCGAGCGCGACTACATGGTCCGCCTGCTCGAAGCGGCACACGGCAACGTTTCGGAAGCGGCCCGCCTGTCCGGCATCCCCCGACAGAATCTCTACGTACGCATGAAGCGCTGGGGGATTGTCACCGAACGGTGA
- a CDS encoding ethylbenzene dehydrogenase-related protein: MKKNAVFLGIAALAVAYPSLSAAQALVDWTQVPATKVALFYPGQSSYQWLRSEAHAGAANETARGDACTSCHDDPKEEQRQGAKILRGNHPLEPHAEVLKGKNGHIDMTVQAAYDDKNAYLRFQYKTNNPNHPGNDYPGYRFDGKEWKAYGGMRLNKNVLAGKTGIVYENRLNIMLDDGKVPGFAQQGCWLTCHDGERDMQKEPTKAEVEANALMQAIKKSDVRKFIPGTRTDPMDWSTGKSLEEIAKMKANGEFLELMQWRSHRSDKVGGADDGFVLEYRNFDAGKNHFSSNLDGKTKLPKFMFDPAKFGDKAFAASDYGGKKELILIQGVNAVPFDPNAGWKEGDILPQYVLSAADATGSAADNKAISEWKDGVQTVVFIRPLGLTSADDKTLKPGGVYNVGFAIHDDNMTGRGHHVSYAKTLGIGTKADITAVKLN; the protein is encoded by the coding sequence ATGAAAAAGAACGCCGTGTTTCTTGGTATCGCCGCACTCGCGGTGGCATACCCCTCGCTGTCCGCAGCGCAAGCGCTCGTGGACTGGACGCAGGTCCCCGCGACCAAGGTCGCGCTGTTCTATCCCGGCCAGTCCTCCTACCAGTGGTTGCGCAGCGAGGCCCATGCGGGTGCCGCCAATGAGACCGCGCGCGGCGATGCCTGCACCTCCTGCCACGACGATCCCAAGGAAGAGCAGCGCCAGGGCGCCAAGATCCTGCGCGGCAATCATCCGCTCGAACCGCATGCCGAAGTCCTGAAGGGCAAGAACGGCCACATCGACATGACGGTGCAGGCGGCCTACGACGACAAGAACGCCTACCTGCGCTTCCAGTACAAGACGAATAACCCGAACCACCCGGGCAACGACTATCCGGGCTACCGCTTCGACGGCAAGGAATGGAAAGCCTACGGCGGCATGCGCCTCAACAAGAACGTGCTGGCCGGCAAGACCGGGATCGTCTATGAGAACCGCCTGAACATCATGCTCGACGATGGCAAGGTGCCCGGTTTCGCCCAGCAGGGCTGCTGGCTGACCTGCCACGACGGCGAGCGCGACATGCAGAAGGAGCCGACAAAGGCGGAGGTCGAGGCGAATGCCCTGATGCAGGCGATCAAGAAATCCGACGTGCGCAAGTTTATTCCAGGCACCCGCACCGATCCGATGGACTGGTCGACGGGCAAGTCGCTCGAAGAGATAGCGAAAATGAAGGCCAATGGCGAGTTCCTCGAACTGATGCAGTGGCGTTCCCATCGCAGCGACAAGGTCGGCGGCGCGGATGATGGCTTCGTGCTTGAGTATCGCAACTTCGATGCCGGCAAGAACCACTTCAGCTCGAACCTGGACGGCAAGACCAAGCTGCCGAAGTTCATGTTCGATCCGGCCAAGTTCGGTGACAAGGCGTTCGCCGCGAGCGACTACGGCGGCAAGAAGGAGCTGATCCTGATCCAGGGCGTCAATGCCGTGCCCTTCGATCCGAACGCAGGCTGGAAGGAAGGTGACATCCTGCCGCAGTACGTCCTGAGCGCCGCGGATGCGACGGGCTCGGCCGCCGACAACAAAGCCATTTCCGAATGGAAGGATGGCGTGCAGACGGTGGTGTTCATCCGTCCGCTCGGCCTGACCAGCGCGGACGACAAGACTCTCAAGCCGGGCGGCGTCTACAACGTCGGTTTTGCCATCCACGACGACAACATGACCGGGCGCGGCCATCACGTGTCTTACGCCAAGACGCTGGGCATCGGCACCAAGGCCGACATCACGGCCGTCAAGCTGAACTGA
- a CDS encoding ATP-binding protein, whose amino-acid sequence MTTVSPLEHPKRIKTKFIAPYALVLLIVLYVFVAAFYAVEMRVRDRDLSERSAAVSQLFEQKLAKDTNLMMATTRALMTNAAMESAFERGDREEVARLGDGLFSTLQAEHRITHLYLVRPDLATLYRFHSPGQSGDRIERATMLKAHDSQGPVRGLDLGVMGTLTLRLVLPWKRDGVLVGYVEIGKEIEHLIDEISQSLGVDLLVLVDKAQLSRSQWEQGQALMKRTGDWERFDTRVIIAKTSTHIPPTLDHTKLAALLAGDTTEIQDQGRTLHLAPVPFRDTEGRELGELVVLRDITALEEMFQLSIGVAIGVSLLVGLGLLAVLYAALDRVERDYRRQHELEHQLLRLDTEHQRILQLEKLSALGTMVGSISHQLNNPLVGVVNLAQFAERDVDAPAHLRELLHDIRVAGEDCRDFVKRMLAFSRVSGFERKPTDMASLIEDTVLLFRQAVKEHPAVEMDLPTTPVNLSVDPVLIRHALFNLLMNASQHSSADDTPITISLTPHTDATRGVPGWSLTVTDHGRGMTPEVLAQIFAPFFTTRTDGTGLGLPVVQHVALLHGGQVTASSEPGNGTRIALWLPDSPSNAASAG is encoded by the coding sequence ATGACGACCGTCTCACCCCTTGAACACCCGAAACGCATCAAAACCAAGTTCATCGCACCCTACGCGCTGGTGCTCCTGATAGTCCTCTATGTCTTCGTGGCTGCCTTCTACGCGGTCGAGATGCGCGTGCGCGACCGCGACCTGAGCGAGCGCTCCGCGGCGGTGTCGCAACTTTTCGAACAGAAGCTCGCCAAGGACACCAACCTGATGATGGCGACTACGCGCGCCCTGATGACCAACGCTGCGATGGAGTCGGCCTTCGAGCGCGGTGACCGCGAGGAGGTCGCCCGCCTGGGCGATGGCCTGTTCTCGACCCTGCAGGCCGAGCACCGCATCACCCATCTCTATCTCGTGCGACCCGACCTGGCGACCCTCTACCGCTTCCACAGCCCCGGGCAGTCGGGCGACAGGATCGAGCGGGCCACGATGCTGAAGGCGCACGACAGCCAGGGCCCGGTGCGCGGCCTCGACCTCGGCGTGATGGGAACACTGACCCTGCGCCTGGTGCTGCCCTGGAAGCGCGACGGCGTGCTGGTCGGCTACGTCGAGATCGGCAAGGAGATCGAGCACCTGATCGACGAAATCAGCCAGAGCCTGGGCGTCGACCTGCTCGTGCTCGTCGACAAGGCACAACTCTCGCGCAGCCAGTGGGAACAGGGGCAGGCGCTGATGAAGCGCACCGGCGACTGGGAGCGCTTCGACACCCGCGTGATCATTGCGAAGACGAGCACGCACATCCCCCCAACGCTCGACCACACCAAGCTCGCCGCCTTGCTGGCGGGTGATACGACGGAGATCCAGGATCAAGGCCGCACGCTGCACCTTGCACCGGTTCCGTTCAGGGACACCGAGGGGCGCGAGCTGGGTGAGCTGGTGGTGCTGCGCGACATCACCGCGCTGGAGGAGATGTTCCAGCTCTCGATTGGCGTCGCCATCGGCGTCAGCCTGCTCGTGGGGCTGGGCCTCCTCGCCGTGCTGTACGCCGCGCTCGACCGCGTCGAACGCGACTACCGCCGACAGCACGAGCTCGAACATCAGCTGCTGCGCCTGGATACCGAGCACCAGCGCATCCTGCAGCTTGAGAAACTGTCGGCACTGGGCACGATGGTTGGCAGCATTTCCCATCAGCTGAACAATCCGCTCGTCGGCGTCGTCAATCTGGCCCAGTTCGCCGAGCGCGACGTGGACGCGCCGGCACATCTGCGCGAACTGCTTCACGACATCCGCGTCGCGGGCGAAGACTGCCGCGACTTCGTCAAGCGGATGCTGGCCTTCTCGCGGGTATCCGGCTTCGAGCGCAAGCCGACCGACATGGCGAGCCTGATCGAGGACACGGTGCTCCTGTTTCGCCAGGCCGTTAAAGAGCATCCGGCGGTGGAGATGGACCTGCCCACGACCCCGGTCAACCTTTCGGTCGATCCGGTACTGATCCGGCACGCGCTCTTCAACCTGCTCATGAACGCCAGCCAGCACTCGAGCGCGGACGACACCCCGATCACAATCTCGCTGACACCGCATACCGACGCCACACGCGGCGTGCCGGGTTGGTCGCTCACCGTCACCGACCACGGCCGGGGCATGACGCCCGAGGTCCTGGCACAGATATTCGCGCCCTTCTTCACCACGCGCACCGATGGAACCGGCCTTGGCCTGCCGGTCGTGCAGCACGTCGCCCTGCTGCACGGTGGCCAGGTGACCGCCAGCAGCGAGCCCGGCAATGGCACGCGAATTGCTTTGTGGTTGCCAGACTCGCCTTCGAACGCTGCCTCAGCAGGCTGA
- the purU gene encoding formyltetrahydrofolate deformylase — protein MHRTRFYTLSASCPDRVGIVARVSGFIAGHGGWILETALHAEPARADGAAGGGEAVGRYFMRIEIRADSLPFHLAEFRERFRPLADELEMEWKITDSAVKKRVVLLVSKQEHCLYDLLARWQSKELDIEIPCVISNHDSLRGFVEWHGIPFHHVPVGADNKAAAYAEVQRIFEEVRGDTMVLARYMQVLSPALCAAYPGRILNIHHSFLPSFVGAKPYHQAWAKGVKLIGATCHYVTAELDQGPIIEQDVIRIDHSDAVEDMVRYGKDIEKTVLARGLRYHLEDRVLVHGNKTIVFR, from the coding sequence ATGCACCGCACCCGCTTCTACACCCTGTCCGCCTCCTGCCCCGACCGCGTCGGCATCGTCGCCCGCGTTTCCGGCTTCATCGCCGGGCACGGCGGCTGGATCCTCGAGACCGCGCTTCATGCCGAACCGGCGCGCGCGGACGGTGCGGCGGGCGGCGGCGAAGCCGTCGGGCGCTACTTCATGCGCATCGAGATCCGCGCCGACTCGCTGCCCTTCCACCTCGCCGAGTTCCGCGAGCGCTTCCGCCCGCTCGCCGACGAGTTGGAAATGGAATGGAAGATCACCGATTCGGCGGTCAAGAAGCGTGTTGTCCTCCTCGTCAGCAAGCAGGAGCACTGCCTCTACGACCTGCTCGCGCGCTGGCAGTCGAAGGAGCTCGACATCGAGATCCCGTGCGTGATCTCCAACCACGACAGCTTGCGCGGCTTCGTCGAGTGGCACGGCATTCCCTTCCACCACGTGCCGGTCGGCGCCGACAACAAGGCCGCCGCCTACGCCGAAGTGCAGCGCATCTTCGAGGAAGTGCGCGGCGACACCATGGTGCTGGCGCGCTACATGCAGGTCCTGTCGCCCGCGCTGTGCGCCGCCTATCCGGGGCGCATCCTCAACATCCACCACAGCTTCCTGCCCAGCTTCGTCGGCGCCAAACCCTACCACCAGGCCTGGGCGAAGGGCGTCAAGCTGATCGGCGCCACCTGCCACTACGTCACCGCCGAGCTCGACCAGGGGCCGATCATCGAGCAGGACGTGATCCGCATCGACCACTCGGACGCGGTCGAAGACATGGTCCGCTACGGCAAGGACATCGAAAAGACCGTCCTCGCCCGCGGCCTGCGCTACCACCTCGAAGACCGCGTGCTGGTGCATGGCAACAAGACGATCGTGTTCCGCTGA
- a CDS encoding sigma-70 family RNA polymerase sigma factor gives MNLQLGFLVAGVGIHRHPRGDHGDAAGGVGAGLGRVEDLAADSIVKAWSCFGQLADRACFEKWILRILANTFISGWRHAREEAAGDLAEDDGAAFSSCECLHQPVLLWWSTPEQELINKLLREDLERALGRLPDCYRTIEMLVDVEGYSYAEAAALLCVPVGTVRSRLSRARSALQRALWRQARSAGLVAAGHAGTKGGERA, from the coding sequence GTGAATCTGCAGCTCGGCTTCCTCGTCGCCGGTGTAGGCATACATCGGCATCCCCGGGGGGATCACGGTGATGCCGCCGGCGGGGTAGGCGCGGGCCTTGGCCGCGTCGAAGACCTCGCCGCCGACTCGATCGTCAAGGCCTGGTCCTGCTTCGGCCAACTCGCCGACCGCGCCTGTTTCGAGAAATGGATTCTGCGCATCCTCGCCAACACCTTCATCAGCGGCTGGCGTCATGCCCGCGAGGAGGCGGCCGGCGATCTGGCGGAAGACGACGGGGCGGCCTTCTCGTCGTGCGAGTGCCTGCACCAGCCTGTCCTGCTGTGGTGGAGTACTCCCGAGCAGGAGTTGATCAACAAGCTCCTGCGCGAGGATCTGGAACGCGCGCTGGGGCGCTTGCCCGACTGCTACCGGACCATCGAGATGCTGGTCGATGTGGAAGGGTATTCCTACGCCGAAGCCGCGGCATTGCTCTGCGTGCCGGTGGGAACGGTGCGTTCGCGCCTGAGCCGGGCACGCTCTGCGCTGCAGCGCGCACTGTGGCGGCAGGCCCGAAGCGCTGGCCTGGTGGCAGCAGGTCACGCCGGGACGAAGGGCGGTGAGCGAGCCTGA